A window of Punica granatum isolate Tunisia-2019 chromosome 8, ASM765513v2, whole genome shotgun sequence genomic DNA:
ATGATATCTTTTGCCTCCTCTAGTCATGCCCCCGCTTGTTTTCTCATTCCCAGAATTGATATCTCCAGTGCTTGTCTTCTTCTCTTAAGATTTTATAATTGCGATTATACCTTCTAGATTGAAGCCCCTATACATGACCTTATGTTTTGGTGAGATTGGCCCCGGATTTCGCTGGACTCTTTTGAATACCTGATGGAAAATCTTTGCAATATGTCCTATGATTTTACATTTGGTGTCCgaaattgaaatgaaatgGAGGTTGCTCTGGGACGATCTTTTTAGAAAATCTCTACCGTGTGGAAGCTTTTCCCATTTGACTTGTAAATATCAAGTTAGTGTTGGGATGGACTGGAAAGTGTCATGTTCCGCTAGTAGATAATGTGATCTTTATGAGATCTGTTCCATTCGTGGATAACTCTTCCGCTCTGTGTATGGAACTAATCTTGTTATGTTGTGCATTCAGGGCAAGTTATTAAAGGATGGGATCAAGGTATTAAGACAATGAAGAAAGgggagaatgcccttttcaccATTCCTCCTGAGCTCGCCTATGGCGAGTCTGGGTCGCCTCCAACCATTCCCCCCAATGCCACCCTGCAGTTTGATGTTGAATTGCTGTCCTGGACAAGCGTCAAGGACATTTGTAAGGATGGAGGCATCTTCAAGAAGATTCTGACTGAGGGCGAGAAATGGGAAAACCCTAAAGATCTTGATGAAGTGCTAGGTACTTTTGTCATTCCTTTAATTTTGTTACCTGCAGATGCTGCATAATTGGTGTCACTCACGGAGCTATATGCCTGTTCTGCAGTTAAGTATGAGGCTCAACTGGAGGATGGCACAGTTGTTGCGAAGTCTGATGGAGTGGAGTTTACAGTTAAGGAAGGTGAGGCAGATTACATGGGAGACTCTATGATCTACAAGAAACTGTATTTTGTTAACCTGTTTTATGGCTTGTAGTGGTGGCAATAATGCATGGCTGATACGTTTCTTTTGATTATTTATCCAAATAGGTCACTTCTGCCCAGCATTGTTAAAGGCTGTGAAGACAATGAAAAAGGGAGAGAAAGTGCTGTTGACAGTGAAGCCACAATGTGAGCTGAGTTCCAGTTTATGTTTCGGATTATAAACATTCTTGTTGAGGACCTTCCATTAATTCATCTATTTTTGCAGATGGATTTGGTGAGAAAGGAGAGCCGAAGCATGGAGTTCCCCCGAATGCTGTTCTTAACATTACTTTGGAGTTGGTATCTTGGAAGACTGTGTCTGAAGTTACTGATGATAAGAAAGTTATTAAGAAGATCCTAAAAGAAGGGGAGGGATATGAGCGACCAAATGAAGGAGCTATAGTTAGAGGTAAAGTTATTATTTGCTTGGAGGCTATCCTGACTTGTTCTTCTAATTCATAGCTTAATGCCCTCTTTAGGTATCTTGGCTTGGCTGCCTGGGATAAATGAGCACTAGTGAGATGATTGTCTTTTTTCGAATATTGTGCATGTGCATTGTTCCTAATTAGTTTGTCTTCTGCATTCCACAGTGAAATTGATTGGCAAGTTGGAGGATGGCACAGTTTTCGTGAAAAGGGGTCATGATGATGGAGAGGAGTTGCTCGAATTCAAGACTGATGAAGGTATATGAAGTTTTTTATGTGATCAGTTTACATTGATTGGCCATCTTCGGAACCTTGCTTATGAGTGAATCCTATGTGCAGAACAAGTAATTGATGGTCTAGATAGAGCTGTGAGGAATATGAAGAAGGGAGAGGTGGCTCTGCTGACTGTTGCACCCGAGTATGCCTTTGGATCTTCCGAGTCCAAGCAGGACTTAGCTGTGGTCCCTCCTAATTCTACTGTGCACTATGAGGTGGAGATGGTATCTTTTGACAAGGTATATGAAGTGGAGGATTTATAAAGCTGTCATCCATGCACATTAA
This region includes:
- the LOC116188647 gene encoding peptidyl-prolyl cis-trans isomerase FKBP62-like — its product is MDEDFDMPPADEMMDDELGIPDEGPALKVGEEKEIGKQGLKKKLLKEGEGWDYPENGDEVEVHYTGTLLDGTQFDSSRDRGTPFKFTLGQGQVIKGWDQGIKTMKKGENALFTIPPELAYGESGSPPTIPPNATLQFDVELLSWTSVKDICKDGGIFKKILTEGEKWENPKDLDEVLVKYEAQLEDGTVVAKSDGVEFTVKEGHFCPALLKAVKTMKKGEKVLLTVKPQYGFGEKGEPKHGVPPNAVLNITLELVSWKTVSEVTDDKKVIKKILKEGEGYERPNEGAIVRVKLIGKLEDGTVFVKRGHDDGEELLEFKTDEEQVIDGLDRAVRNMKKGEVALLTVAPEYAFGSSESKQDLAVVPPNSTVHYEVEMVSFDKEKESWDMNTPEKIEAAGKKKEEGNALFKAGKYARASKRYEKAVKYIDYDSTFSEEEKKQAKALKVACNLNDAACKLKLKDYKEAEKLCTKVLELDSRNVKALYRRAQAYINLADLDLAEFDIKKALEIDPDNREVKLEYKVLKEKVKEYNKKDAKFYGNMFAKMSKLDPLESKEAAAKESEPMSVDSKA